One genomic region from Salvia hispanica cultivar TCC Black 2014 chromosome 2, UniMelb_Shisp_WGS_1.0, whole genome shotgun sequence encodes:
- the LOC125207350 gene encoding BTB/POZ domain-containing protein At1g67900, which yields MKFMKLGSRPDTFYTTESTRSVSSEVSSDLIVQVKGTRYLLHKFPLLSKCLRLQRLCAESPEAQQLQIVQLPDFPGGVEAFDLCAKFCYGITVTLSAYNIVAVRCAAEYLQMTEDVEKGNLIYKIEVFLTSCILHGWRDSIVTLQSTKAFHLWAEDLGITSRCIEAIAAKVVSNPTKASLSHSCSRRGRDDASCNGSESQRHHKSTSRGSWWAEDLAELGIDLYWRTMIAIKSGGKLPPGLVGEALRIYASRWLPNVSKYINIDCDSKPESVGEVTSKHRLLLESIVSLLPSEKGEVSCSFMLKLLKAANIVKASSSSKMELERRIGVQLEEASVSDLLLPALDEKMMYDVDSVISILEHFMVQGQSPPTSPRRGKGEFERRRSRSAENVELLFQESRRSSSASHSSKLKVAKLVDGYLQKIAKDKNLPLSKFIAVAESIPEFARLDHDDLYKAIDIYLKVHPELSKSERKRLCRALECKKLSVEACMHAAQNEMLPLRVVVQVLFFEQARAAMAGGQVTELPSNIKALLAVCKNPSKPTSAAQDQWSVSGLKSPSSNVSTLKMKLDEDDNLELEKTSKLKAFTMTPNRPRRMLSKLWPISRSATEKN from the exons ATGAAGTTTATGAAACTTGGATCTCGCCCTGATACTTTCTACACAACAGAATCCACTCg TTCTGTATCATCTGAAGTGTCAAGCGATCTCATTGTGCAAGTAAAAGGAACCAGATATTTACTGCATaag TTTCCCCTGCTGTCCAAGTGCCTGCGGCTGCAGAGGCTATGTGCTGAGAGCCCCGAGGCGCAGCAGCTGCAGATAGTGCAGCTCCCGGACTTCCCGGGCGGGGTGGAGGCGTTTGATCTCTGCGCCAAGTTCTGCTATGGCATCACCGTCACCCTCAGCGCCTACAACATCGTCGCAGTCAGATGTGCGGCCGAGTACCTTCAAATGACGGAGGATGTTGAGAAGGGCAATCTGATTTACAAGATTGAGGTGTTCTTGACTTCCTGCATCCTTCACGGCTGGAGGGACTCGATCGTGACGCTGCAGAGCACCAAGGCGTTCCATCTGTGGGCGGAGGATCTCGGGATCACCAGCCGATGCATTGAGGCCATCGCTGCCAAGGTTGTTTCCAATCCCACCAAGGCGAGCTTGTCCCACAGCTGCTCTAGGCGGGGCAGGGATGACGCGTCGTGCAATGGCTCCGAGAGCCAGAGGCATCATAAGTCCACCAGCCGAGGTAGCTGGTGGGCGGAGGATCTGGCTGAGCTGGGGATTGATCTCTACTGGAGGACTATGATCGCCATCAAATCGGGTGGGAAGCTTCCCCCGGGCCTCGTTGGTGAGGCATTACGCATCTATGCGTCGCGCTGGCTGCCAAATGTGTCCAAGTACATAAACATTGATTGTGATTCTAAGCCTGAGTCGGTTGGGGAAGTGACTTCGAAGCATAGGTTGTTGCTGGAATCCATAGTTAGCTTGCTTCCGAGTGAGAAAGGGGAGGTGTCTTGCAGCTTTATGCTGAAGCTGTTGAAGGCGGCCAACATAGTGAAAGCATCCTCGTCTTCGAAGATGGAGTTGGAACGTAGGATTGGAGTGCAGCTGGAGGAGGCGTCGGTATCTGATCTGTTGCTACCAGCGTTGGACGAGAAGATGATGTACGACGTGGATAGTGTGATTTCGATACTGGAGCATTTCATGGTGCAGGGGCAGAGCCCTCCCACGAGCCCGCGTAGAGGGAAAGGGGAGTTTGAGAGACGAAGATCGCGGTCAGCTGAGAACGTGGAGCTGCTGTTTCAGGAGAGTAGAAGGTCGTCTTCTGCCTCGCACAGCTCCAAGCTCAAGGTCGCGAAGCTCGTGGATGGCTATCTTCAGAAGATAGCCAAGGACAAGAATTTGCCCTTGTCCAAGTTCATCGCTGTTGCTGAATCCATACCAGAATTTGCAAGGCTGGATCATGATGATCTCTACAAAGCTATCGACATTTACCTAAAG GTGCATCCGGAGCTGAGTAAGAGCGAAAGGAAGAGGCTGTGCCGTGCATTGGAGTGCAAGAAGTTGTCTGTTGAAGCGTGCATGCACGCTGCACAGAATGAGATGCTACCACTGCGGGTGGTGGTTCAAGTCCTCTTTTTCGAGCAAGCAAGGGCTGCAATGGCGGGAGGTCAAGTGACGGAGCTGCCTAGCAACATCAAGGCACTGTTGGCAGTGTGTAAGAATCCATCAAAGCCTACTAGTGCTGCGCAAGACCAGTGGAGTGTATCTGGCCTCAAATCACCCAGCTCGAATGTTTCGACCCTGAAAATGAAGCTGGATGAAGACGACAATTTAGAGCTCGAAAAAACATCAAAGTTGAAGGCCTTTACCATGACTCCAAACAGACCTAGGAGAATGTTGAGCAAATTATGGCCCATCAGCAGAAGTGCAACTGAGAAGAACTGA